Within Mucilaginibacter inviolabilis, the genomic segment TTTATTGATCAACCCCATGGCTGATTTGAGCTGAATAGAAGCCATGTGCGCAACCAGGTCAGCCACTTGTATTCCTCTGATTTGCTTTGAATCCTGTTCGGCGAAAAATTTGGTATCCTTGATTTTTAGTTCATCGAATAACTTATTAGCCACATTTTCCGAAGGGAATAAACCTTGATCCATAAAGATAGAAAGAGGTAATTCAATTTGTGAATTTGCCTTGATAAATTGATTTATTGCCAATAAGCATTCCTGCCCTGCTTTATCCCTTTTATCTCGGGGAAGTATAACAACCCCATAATGACAATTTTGCTGGAAGATTTCTTTTAGCTTTGATCTAAACTCTACTAGTTCCGGTTGCTTTGAATAGTTTGCAGAGCTTTTATATTCAAATTCATTTGGATCAAGTTTGCAAGCCTTCATCAGTTCAGTAACTACATGATCCAAATCTGACGGAGCATAAACGCAGGCACACAGGGTGAATCCGGCATCATCGTGTACACTGCCATCAATGTAAAAATTTCCCATAATAGATACCTTTTTTGATTGGGAATGAATTGATTCCTGATATCAAATCTAACAAAATTGCTCCGCTTCGCGACATATCCAATCTTGTTAATCCCCATGAATAAAATGTGCCAGCGAGACATTACTATTGCGGCAATTTTTAAGATAGCAGATAAGTTAGATAAACATAAATCGTATCTTACCTATGTTATTCGGCATATGCAATTAGTATTAACACCACATTATAAAGACCTTTTTCCTGGTGAGGATGACTCGTTGGAAACCTTGTTGTCCGGTATCCCAACCCTAGTCATCTTGCAGTTGATTGCCATGATGGATGCAGAGCTATTCCTAAGTGACGAAGAAATGCCTACTCAACTCAAGCTATTAAATTTGGTCTTGGCAAGGCAGGCGCCTGAACGCCGATTGCTAATTCTTCATAATGCATTAGGCGGACGATCAGATAAAGAAGTACATTGTCAATTTTTCACACGTCACTATAACCTAACCTTTATGCATCATGTGCTTACTCACGGTGAAAATGGTGAAATTGCGGAACTGACACCGCAGCAAGAATTGAACATTTTTAAAGCCTATTTTCTTGCATCGCAGCTATTCGGGCAAGCGCCACTTAGAGATCAAGGGGAATCACCGGCGTTTGATGCAGACTATTTCGCCAAAATGATGTGGCCTGGCCTAGCCGACGGCTATGAGATCAATTTCTCCAGGCATCCCTATTATTCCATGATTCGCGGCATTGTATTTCTGAATTATTTAAAAAACCACACCGCTTACCAAAATTATGTGACTGATTTTTTACGTAAACATGGCAAAGCAACCACTTTGAACTATGTTTTCGATATCTTTCGAATCTTAGAGGTCGGCTTCCGATCGTTGCAAAACCAACAACGAGAATTCGTATCGTTCACAGTAGGTCAGTCGGCTGGTTTTGAAACTCTATTTGAACAATTCAGCTTAAACATCACTGCTTATCGCGAAAAATATTCGGTAAAAAAAGAGAATTACGCTGGTATCAAAGCCTGTCCGCTATTGAAATTGAACGACGAGACCTGGCTCGTGCTTAACTGGAGTTTCTTGAGCCATAAACTCTACGATGGCCTCATTTTCGATTTCTATTCAACCTCTGGTATCTCAGCCGAAAAGGAACTTAGCTCATTTTTAAAATTCAAAAAACTCATCGGCGAACAGATTACCGAAAAATATCTTTTCAAATTACTGGCAAAAGCTTGTTGGACAAAAAAGAGCGACACTTTATTATTTGACGAAGGTACAACCCAGGGTTTCCCTGACGTTTATTATCGCACCGGCAACAAATTATTCATCTTCGAAATTAAGGATGCATTCTTCTCATCGGCTGCAATAAATTCATTTTCGTATGAAGCAATTAAATCAGAGATCGATCTCAAACTCAACAGCGCTGAAAAAGGGACTGGTCAATTGATAAAACAGCTTAGAAGCCTTAAAGAGAAACCGTTCGAGTACCCGCAGCGTTACAAAAAGGCCGCCAATTTAGAAATCTACCCCATAATTATTTTTACCGATATCCATTTTAATATGCCGGGTGTCAGTGAATACGTAGGACGCAGTTTCGATCAAATGTTAACAGCCGCTGATCTTAGGCCATCCTTCCGGAAGATATGGCCGCTAACCATGATCAACATTAATTACCTGATTGGCCATTTCAACCTCTTGCAACACCGTAGCACCTCACTGGATAAATTCATCGAATTTTTCCATCAAAAGATCGCCTGCCGCATCAAAAAACATAAACGACTTCAAAAAATAGAATATCATCAGAATATCTATGATTTCTTTGAAAACATTACCAAAGCACTAGTCTCTACTCGGGAAGAAAAGCATTTCATTCAATGGACTTATGATGCCTTAAATCTCAAAGAGGGTTTAATCGACGAGCAAGACAATGCAAGTATTTAATAATCAATAAATTACGTTATAAATATCACAATTTGTTTTATTAACATTTCGCAAAGGGTAAAAATTCATAATTTGTTTGAATCACATAAACGGGCAAAAAGTTGACTACAGCGTATATAAACGCTGATTTCAGCGTAAAAGGAAAATTTCAGAAATTCACAATTCGTTTGAACCGACTCACGATCTAAATAAATCGTAAAAAATCTAACCGAAATCCTCTAACTGTGTACAGTATGAGTTTGGCAAAAATTCAGCATATTATTAAATACATTGAAGAGAATTATCATCAAGATATTTCAGTTCAAAAATTAGAGCAACTATCTAATTATTCTTACAGAAATATCCAGCGCGTATTTAAAAATATCTTCCATGAATCATTAGGGATATTTCAAAAAAGATTAAAGCTTGAAAATGCCTATAAAAAGTTAATTTATACCAGCGATTCCATTACCAATATTTCTTACTCGGTGGGTTTTGACAGCTTACAATCTTTTTCTAAATCATTTAAAAAACAGTTTAATGTTTCACCTGCTAATGCCAGGAAAAAAAGAATACACGTTTTCGAAAGTTTTATCAATAACTGCCTTGAAAAAAATAAAAATATAGATCACGAAATAGTCTTTTTAAAAACAGTTAAAGTGTTTTATATCGGAACTAAAACAAAAAACTATAATAACACCGAAATTGAGTTATTGTGGGATAAAGTTGATGCCGTTTTTGAAGAGAATATTACAGCAGCATATTATGGGATCATAGTTGATCAACCGTTGATTACGGATAAATTAAAATGCAGATATGAGGCGTGCGTTGATAAAAATCCTGCAAATAAAGAATTCTGTTCAACCTATATTTTGGGTGGCAAATACGCTAAATATATTCATGAAGGAAGTTATAGTTTAATAGAAGATACATACAGACGTATTTATATAGATTGGCTTTTTAAATCTAAGCTGGAATTTGATAACTCTCCAATTATAGAACATTATGTAAAAAATGAATTTAACGCAGCAAATACGAATGATTATATCACCGAAATTCTTGTACCGATCAAGAAAAAATAGTTGTCAATTTTGGACAACATACTGATCCGTTATATCCCGTTTTTTGTAAAAAATTAACGGGTAAAATTTAAAATGATAAACAAAATGCAATTCTTAATGATATCACTACTAACTATTTTTTCTTCTTGTCAAAAAGCCGAAAAAAATATTCAACCGGCAGACACTACAGTTGTGTATACCATGCCCGAGGAATCGGCACCGCATGAAGGCACCTGGCTTCAATGGCCGCATGAATATCAGTATGGTGTTACCTATCGTAATAGGCTAGATGCCACCTGGGTGAAAATGACACAGGCGCTGATAGAAGGCGAAAAAGCTCATATTATTGCCTATGATGAAGCAGAAAAGACCAGAATTACAAACTTGCTCCTTAAAGCTGGTATCCCTTTGGCTAATGTAGATTTTAAAATTCGCCCAACTGATGATGTTTGGGTAAGGGATAACGGCCCAATTTATGTTAAAGACAAGAAAGGGCAACTAGTTATAGAAGATTGGGGTTTTAATGGATGGGGTAAAAAAGCAGATTATCAAAATTGTAATCTTATCCCCACAAAAATTGCTGCCGACCAGCATATGGCAAAAGTTGATCTGAATGCCGTTATGATAAATGAGGGCGGTGCTGTTGAAATTGACGGAAGTGGTACTTTACTGGCAACCAAAAGCGCCATACTGAATAATAATAGAAACCCTGGTATGACACAGGCACAGGCGGAAGCTATTTTTACCAAATACCTGGGGGTAACCAAATTTATCTGGCTAAAAGGAAAAGCCGGTTTAGAAATTACCGACATGCATATAGACGGGTTTGCACGGTTTGCTAATGCAAGCACCCTGGTAACGATGGACTATGATGATTTATTAGATTGGCAGGTTCCTGAAGACGATATTAATACACTTTATGCGGCCACTAATAAAAATGGCACACCTTACCATATAGTGAAGCTTCCATTAACCCAAAACAATGTTGAAACAACTTATGGCAAAAAACTGGATTACAAAGGCTCCTATGTAAATTATTATATAGGAAATAAAAAAGTGCTGGTTCCTAATTATAATGACGCCAATGATGCGGTAGCAAACAGGATTATACAAAGTTTATACCCTAACAGAACTGTAGTTGGAATAGACGTAAGAAACTTGTATGCCAATGGCGGAATGATACATTGTGTAACACAGCAACAACCCCGCTAAAATAGTGGAATGAGCCAGTCGACCGTTTTTAAAGGCTGTTTGAGCCTGCTCATTCCATCATAATAAATCTTATTCAACATTTATTTTACACAGCAAAGAAATACTTTAAATCAATTACGCTGTATATTTCAGGCAATTGATAATATATCGTTTCATTCCCCTCATTGGGCATAGAAACAAAAAAGGTAGGTGTAAATTCTATTCCTGTCGTATCACACCAATTTTTCATAGCCTCAACTTTAGCATCCTGCTGTCTCAATTCTCCATTCATCGGATATTTGGCAGCAAATACTTCGTAGTCTTTCTTTTCGGCCAGATACCAGTCATCCAATGCCTGTTTTATAACAGGCTCTTCATTTTTCTCAGCGATGGCTAACAAGTGTTTTACGGGAGGAGCCTTCGTGTCTCCTTCCTGGTTTGTAGCCGTAAATAATATCTGTATCTGAACATCCGGGTTATTTTCTAACAGATCCTCCATTGGCTGGTGGGCTTTAGCGCAGGGGCCACAATAAGGATTACATACTTTGATCAATTTATAAATACCATCAGGGTTACCCAATGTTATGCCAAGTCCAGCGGGAATATTAACTACCCGCTTTTGTTTTTCAAGCAATGCTTCAAATATCTGCCTGTTATGTTTTAGTTTTTGTAGTTCAGTATTAATCTGTTTACTTCCTTTAGCTTTTTGAAAAGCCGGTATTAATAAAGTTGCGGCGATAAACGGAATAACAAGAGCCGTTAAAACTGGTATGATCAATCCAGGTTCAATAACATTAAATGATAGTAAAGTATGCCAACTGCCTAAAAGGGCAGTTGCCAGCTGCAGCACTAATAAACCCTGCACACATAAACACAATACACACCACTGTTTGGCTACACGCCACTGATAGTAAACAGAGAAGATCACATACGGTACGGCTATTACATTTAACCAGGATACAGCAAACAAAGCAGAGGGATTGGTGATACCCGAAAATAACAACAACAGCAATATACCCATGAAATAACTAAAGCCTAAAGCGCTCCAGCTAATACCTCCAATTTTTGCGGCTTTGGATTGTAATATAGCTCCGCAGTTTACTTTTTTACCGGCATTGCAAATCTGCTGCAATACAGGGTTATGCTGATCGATCTCGTACCAAAGCAATAAAGCCCCGGTAATGGCACCCGCAAGCGTTAACAAAGTAAAAATAACCGGCAGTAAAGCATTTACACCCACTTGCGCCAAGGTCAATAGCCCCGCAATAATGGCTATAGCAGGGATACAAAAGGCTATTAGATACTGAATGATACTTTTTCTGTTTTCTTCCTTTGCCTTTTTACCATAATCCTTTTCACCGGCATCATCTTTAGCTTCGGCTAACAAAGCAAAGCCCGACCACCCTTTTAAAAAACTCTGCTTATCAAGAGAAGTCCACCGATGTTTTTCCGGGTCAAAAAAATGGATGGTATTTTCGTCCACGTCTTTTACAACTGTAAAAAGGTTTGCGGGCTTCTTTCCCCACCTTATTTGCGTAATATACGGACAGGGAAGTTCCGTAAATTTATCAGGATCAACCCTTATCCCCATATTTTCAACGCCGTGATTGTTTAACACATCACTTATACTCAACAAGCTGGGGTAATCAGGATGCTCTTCTATTTCCCGGATTAGTGTTGTTGCCGTAACTTTAACATTCAAAATGTCAAGCAGGATTTTTGCCGCCTTGGGGCCGTTAGTTTTAGATTCAAAAAAAGAAAGCATAGGTAGGGTATGTTATTCGGTTTCAGGCTCAATTATTTAATTGCCATGTATTAAATATGTAAAATACATATCAAATATATAAACAAACGCTTGCGTTTTTTATTAAATAATTTACTATTAAAATGAAGTTTCGATTAGCCATATCATGGCTCAATTTGTTTGGGAAACAGGTGCACTTCCACCTCAAAACAAACAGAACGCATCCAATCAAGGACAAAGTGCGATGTTTATAAAAGACTAGCTAAAATGCTGCTTACTACAGAAAATCAGATCAGGTCAATAAATTTATATTTAATTTAAGCTGCAACCAATGTTTTTGCGCGTGGTTTCTTTTTCTTTGTACGATTTAGCCACATCATTACCCCGGTTACCGGGAATATGAGCGATAATGCACAAACCACAAAACTGAGTATTTTAGTAGGTAAGCCATATACGGCACCTGTATGAACCGGTTTCACATATGCCCTTACCCGTTGCCCTAAACTTTTAGAGGCAAAGGTTTGAGAACCAGCTAAGCCGCCACTATACTGATCTATATAATAGATATCCGCAGTGGTTTCGATAGCGCCTTCCGGCCAAACATTTACGGTATAAGTAGCAGACGAATCGCGTGGCAACCGAACGCTATAATATTCAGCGGTAGTAATTGTTTTACCCATATCGGCTAAAATCGCATCAGCAGATAAAGCCTCCGCATCCGGTTTGTATACAGACAATGGGGCTTTGGATTGTTCTTTAACAGGTGGTTTTGAACCCGTAATGGCAAACAATGCCACATTAGCCCACTTAAAGGTCATGATTAGCCCGGTTAGTACTACGACGATCAAAAATACCGAAGTATAAAACCCGGTGACTATATGAAGGTCATGTGTTAATCTTTTAGCACTGCCATCCCACTTAATTTTAAGGCGTTGCCTCATGATGGCTTTTGTTTTAGGCCACCATAGTATCACCCCGGTGATCAATATAAACAGAAAAATAAGCGTAGATAATGATATGATCCAATCGCCAAGACTATTCTTCGCGCCCAGCAAAAAGCGGTGAAACATCTCCACCTTATACATAAAAGTTTGGCGGCGGTTAAACTGCTCTATCACCTCACCTGTATAGGGATTTACAAAAAGGGTAATGTTTGGTTTCTCGTCGACTTTTGGCTTCTTGTCTTTATGGTCATGACCATGATCCTTTTTGCCTTTTCCGGCTTTCTGGGCCGGTTGCTCAGCATCATTCTTTTTCTTCTCAGGAATGATTACCGCTAATTCTGTAGCCCGCCCAGGGTCGTTATATACCATAACCGATGAGAGCTTAGCTTTAGGCACCTGTTTTAGAGCTATTGGAACCAGATTTGCCAAAGCCATTCTGTTCTGTTCTGGTTTTATAGCATAACGTTGCGGATGAAGCGCATGCTGTATCTCTTTTTCAAATACCAGCATGGTACCTGTAAAACACGAGCAAAAAATAACAATACCAGCCACAAGGCTCAGGTAAAGATGTATGGTGCGAAAAAAAACCTTCATTGCCGCTGTATCAGTAAAAACCGTAATATTTTCAATAGCCTAACCAAGCGCAAAAGTAATAACGCGAA encodes:
- a CDS encoding DUF3800 domain-containing protein; translation: MGNFYIDGSVHDDAGFTLCACVYAPSDLDHVVTELMKACKLDPNEFEYKSSANYSKQPELVEFRSKLKEIFQQNCHYGVVILPRDKRDKAGQECLLAINQFIKANSQIELPLSIFMDQGLFPSENVANKLFDELKIKDTKFFAEQDSKQIRGIQVADLVAHMASIQLKSAMGLINKMVKAGENSGYDPEGEMELSFEMFGTLRYYIFNEGNNKPPTGDQFIDAVMTVGKAGLFISEYCSADLADSAQGTFGTIYLGCIH
- a CDS encoding AraC family transcriptional regulator, whose product is MSLAKIQHIIKYIEENYHQDISVQKLEQLSNYSYRNIQRVFKNIFHESLGIFQKRLKLENAYKKLIYTSDSITNISYSVGFDSLQSFSKSFKKQFNVSPANARKKRIHVFESFINNCLEKNKNIDHEIVFLKTVKVFYIGTKTKNYNNTEIELLWDKVDAVFEENITAAYYGIIVDQPLITDKLKCRYEACVDKNPANKEFCSTYILGGKYAKYIHEGSYSLIEDTYRRIYIDWLFKSKLEFDNSPIIEHYVKNEFNAANTNDYITEILVPIKKK
- a CDS encoding agmatine deiminase family protein, with the protein product MISLLTIFSSCQKAEKNIQPADTTVVYTMPEESAPHEGTWLQWPHEYQYGVTYRNRLDATWVKMTQALIEGEKAHIIAYDEAEKTRITNLLLKAGIPLANVDFKIRPTDDVWVRDNGPIYVKDKKGQLVIEDWGFNGWGKKADYQNCNLIPTKIAADQHMAKVDLNAVMINEGGAVEIDGSGTLLATKSAILNNNRNPGMTQAQAEAIFTKYLGVTKFIWLKGKAGLEITDMHIDGFARFANASTLVTMDYDDLLDWQVPEDDINTLYAATNKNGTPYHIVKLPLTQNNVETTYGKKLDYKGSYVNYYIGNKKVLVPNYNDANDAVANRIIQSLYPNRTVVGIDVRNLYANGGMIHCVTQQQPR
- a CDS encoding vitamin K epoxide reductase family protein, encoding MLSFFESKTNGPKAAKILLDILNVKVTATTLIREIEEHPDYPSLLSISDVLNNHGVENMGIRVDPDKFTELPCPYITQIRWGKKPANLFTVVKDVDENTIHFFDPEKHRWTSLDKQSFLKGWSGFALLAEAKDDAGEKDYGKKAKEENRKSIIQYLIAFCIPAIAIIAGLLTLAQVGVNALLPVIFTLLTLAGAITGALLLWYEIDQHNPVLQQICNAGKKVNCGAILQSKAAKIGGISWSALGFSYFMGILLLLLFSGITNPSALFAVSWLNVIAVPYVIFSVYYQWRVAKQWCVLCLCVQGLLVLQLATALLGSWHTLLSFNVIEPGLIIPVLTALVIPFIAATLLIPAFQKAKGSKQINTELQKLKHNRQIFEALLEKQKRVVNIPAGLGITLGNPDGIYKLIKVCNPYCGPCAKAHQPMEDLLENNPDVQIQILFTATNQEGDTKAPPVKHLLAIAEKNEEPVIKQALDDWYLAEKKDYEVFAAKYPMNGELRQQDAKVEAMKNWCDTTGIEFTPTFFVSMPNEGNETIYYQLPEIYSVIDLKYFFAV
- a CDS encoding PepSY-associated TM helix domain-containing protein, with the protein product MKVFFRTIHLYLSLVAGIVIFCSCFTGTMLVFEKEIQHALHPQRYAIKPEQNRMALANLVPIALKQVPKAKLSSVMVYNDPGRATELAVIIPEKKKNDAEQPAQKAGKGKKDHGHDHKDKKPKVDEKPNITLFVNPYTGEVIEQFNRRQTFMYKVEMFHRFLLGAKNSLGDWIISLSTLIFLFILITGVILWWPKTKAIMRQRLKIKWDGSAKRLTHDLHIVTGFYTSVFLIVVVLTGLIMTFKWANVALFAITGSKPPVKEQSKAPLSVYKPDAEALSADAILADMGKTITTAEYYSVRLPRDSSATYTVNVWPEGAIETTADIYYIDQYSGGLAGSQTFASKSLGQRVRAYVKPVHTGAVYGLPTKILSFVVCALSLIFPVTGVMMWLNRTKKKKPRAKTLVAA